The following are encoded together in the Daucus carota subsp. sativus chromosome 5, DH1 v3.0, whole genome shotgun sequence genome:
- the LOC108219663 gene encoding ubiquitin carboxyl-terminal hydrolase 15: MLKPRETDIPALFLFFVVFPLVAYYLLGRWSELSKKKETSSLLANCDAEESFRAESMTAATLIPLVPLTKVGIHECARCYAPSTTRCSRCKSVRYCSGRCQIMHWRQVHKHECQQLEYSSSSSSPKDLSDDKPVRERVLFDDNLASGNMQGRHENATTEYMSHQHVSAASLGTAACITPDASDPYLMERSVGKQVYLNSKKEKLRKEDETILESSEDACRHSGTVSKEAGNQLGENESNEKMKANTSSRRSTSRSKMNDTLINGGRLVREGTTCNDEVLYNCSSEGIPTNRSTRAKSGSHVPGTKMNRLTRSKSRASIELSSPDMERKDQRLDMSEVGRPRGTAPQEGSEVPNTGFSKTSGLMRSTKHERLESTEVKGDTHKKTKMLFPYEDFVKFFQCRTFNLSPRGLVNCGNSCYANAVLQCLTYTKPLTIFFLRRTHSRTCCSKDWCLMCELEQHVAMLTESGGPLSPSRLLSHMGSINRHISYGSQEDAHEFLRYVVTSMQSICLEKLGGENKLDTKLQETTFIHHTFGGRLISKVKCLRCYHESERSEIFMDLTLEIFGWVESLQDALTQFTSAEALDGDNMYKCGRCAEYVRAEKKLCIQEAPNILTIVLKRFQEGNYGKINKCITFPEMLDMIPFMTGADDIPPLYILYAVVVHIDMLNAAFSGHYITYLKDMQGSWFRIDDTEVQPVEMSQVMSEGAYILFYMRSSPRPGSGQTGSLVQHQSSGLPKQRSSKTQKLARLGHSRSGSHFVSSEPSAGHRPEMPNHPYKWIHSSSNSDIRAPYMDNYPRSRTMDFSDATSSDWSIFTSSDDASFTTDSTRDSFSTVDHADAGNMDLSASLFNSFCAPEYPSHKTVSCSRFSGSKFRERFVHEENGNVYDSGNDDKWNQVSFPSS, encoded by the exons ATGCTTAAGCCAAGAGAAACTGATATACCTGccctctttctgttcttcgttGTGTTCCCTCTGGTTGCTTACTACTTACTAGGACGATGGAGTGAGTTATCAAAAAAGAAGGAAACGTCAAGCTTACTTGCTAATTGCGATGCTGAAGAATCTTTTAGGGCAGAATCAATGACAGCGGCAACTCTCATCCCTCTTGTTCCTTTGACAAAAGTTGGAATTCATGAATGTGCTAGATGCTATGCTCCATCTACAACCCGTTGCTCTCGGTGCAAGTCTGTTCGCTACTG TTCTGGGAGGTGTCAGATAATGCATTGGAGGCAAGTTCACAAGCATGAGTGTCAGCAACTAGAATACAGCAGCAGCAGCTCGTCTCCGAAGGATCTCTCAGATGATAAACCTGTGCGTGAAAGGGTCTTATTTGATGACAATTTAGCATCTGGCAATATGCAGGGTAGACATGAGAATGCTACCACTGAATATATGAGTCATCAACATGTCAGCGCAGCTTCATTAGGGACTGCTGCTTGCATTACTCCAGATGCATCTGACCCTTACCTGATGGAGCGATCTGTTGGCAAGCAGGTGTACCTGAATTCGAAGAAGGAAAAGCTAAGAAAAGAGGATGAGACGATATTAGAGTCTTCCGAAGATGCTTGCAGGCATAGCGGTACAGTTTCCAAGGAAGCTGGAAATCAG TTGGGAGAAAATGAAAGTAACGAGAAGATGAAAGCAAATACAAGTAGTAGACGCAGTACTTCAAGAAGTAAAATGAATGATA CTTTGATTAATGGAGGGCGCCTAGTTAGGGAGGGAACTACTTGCAATGATGAAGTCTTGTATAACTGTTCATCTGAAGGAATTCCAACAAATAGAAGCACTAGAGCTAAAAGTGGTTCACATGTACCTGGAACCAAAATGAATAGATTAACCAGATCAAAGTCGAGAGCATCAATTGAGCTATCATCTCCAGATATGGAAAGAAAGGATCAACGTTTGGACATGTCAG AGGTTGGTAGACCGAGGGGTACTGCTCCCCAGGAAGGCAGCGAAGTTCCAAATACAGGATTTTCAAAGACGAGTGGGTTAATGAGGTCAACAAAACATGAAAGACTGGAATCCACTGAAGTTAAGGGCGATACTCATAAGAAAACCAAG ATGCTATTTCCATATGAAGATTTTGTGAAGTTCTTCCAGTGTAGAACATTCAATTTATCGCCTAGAGGTCTTGTAAATTGTGGAAACAG CTGTTATGCTAATGCGGTGTTGCAATGTTTAACCTATACAAAGCCTCTGACCATCTTTTTTCTCCGTCGAACACATTCAAGAACTT GTTGCAGTAAAGATTGGTGCCTCATGTGTGAACTTGAGCAACATGTTGCAATGCTAACAGAAAGTGGAGGCCCGCTGTCTCCCAGCAGACTTTTATCGCATATGGGTAGTATAAATCGCCACATTAGTTATGGAAGTCAGGAAGATGCACATGAATTTTTAAG GTATGTCGTTACTTCAATGCAATCTATATGCCTGGAGAAATTGGGTGGAgaaaacaagttagataccaaATTGCAGGAAACAACCTTTATACACCATACTTTTGGAGGACGTCTTATATCCAAG GTCAAATGTTTAAGATGTTATCACGAGTCAGAACGATCTGAAATCTTTATGGATTTGACATTGGAAATTTTTGGTTGGGTCGAGTCGTTGCAAGATGCATTAACCCAGTTTACCAGTGCAGAAGCTTTGGATGGAGATAACATGTACAAATGCGGAAG GTGTGCTGAATATGTCCGAGCCGAGAAGAAGTTGTGCATACAGGAAGCTCCTAATATCTTGACGATAGTCTTAAAAAGATTTCAG GAAGGAAACTATGGAAAGATAAACAAGTGTATTACTTTCCCAGAGATGCTGGATATGATACCTTTCATGACCGGGGCAGATGATATTCCTCCACTTTACATTCTTTATGCTGTTGTTGTGCATATAGATATGCTTAATGCAGCTTTCTCCGGGCACTACATTACCTACTTGAAAGATATGCAAGGCAGTTGGTTCAGGATAGATGACACTGAG GTCCAGCCGGTGGAGATGAGCCAGGTCATGTCTGAAGGAgcatatatattattctatatgag GTCCTCTCCTCGCCCTGGAAGTGGTCAAACTGGTAGCCTTGTTCAGCACCAATCCTCTGGTCTTCCAAAGCAACGATCATCTAAAACACAGAAGTTGGCGAGACTAGGACATAGTAGATCTGGTAGCCACTTTGTCAGCTCTGAGCCATCTGCCGGTCATAGGCCCGAAATGCCTAACCATCCCTATAAATGGATACATAGTAGTTCAAACAGCGACATTAGAGCACCTTATATGGATAATTACCCAAGATCAAGAACCATGGATTTTTCAGATGCTACATCAAGTGATTGGTCCATTTTCACCAGTTCAGATGATGCATCCTTTACTACTGACAGTACCAGAGACTCCTTTAGCACAGTGGATCATGCCGATGCAGGCAACATGGATCTCAGTGCGTCTTTATTCAACAGCTTTTGTGCCCCAGAGTACCCCTCCCATAAAACTGTGTCGTGCAGTAGGTTCAGTGGCAGTAAGTTCCGGGAAAGATTTGTTCATGAAGAGAATGGTAACGTTTATGATTCTGGCAATGATGACAAATGGAATCAGGTCAGTTTTCCTTCATCGTAG